CCTCCCATCTGTCCTCCCTCAGCCTACCCCTCCTGTCTACTCCTTCCCAGAGGGCCACCTGGACCAAGGTTGCACACAAGGGCCATGGCAGCACCTCCCTGCACCTGAGCCAGGGACAGCTTTGCACTTCTGCCCTCAGATACAGATTTTGGTGGACTGCTGAAGATGTGTGTTTTATGTGGCATGCTAGCCCTGggaaatatgtgaaaaaaaagtagcatcCTGGAGCCATCTTCAAAGCCTAAGTAAATTCCCATGGTACACGAGAGTCACAGGGCCCTTCCTACTTACCTGATGTCATAAGAGCTGAATGACTCACTACATGCCCAGTCAAAGCTCAGGTGCAGGATAGGTACCCTCTAAACCTTTGATAAACTAATTCTGCCCAGCAGAACCTCAACATTAAGAaccaaaatttattttgggtGATTTTTCTGTAAACATTCCAAGTGTAAAGGCTTTAAAGAGAAACTTCAAGAAATCACCAGCAGCCAGTTGTTAGGGGCTGTCAGACTTCATCAAAATCagcaagaaatatattttctaagaCAGGAGATAAATAAATCCAGGAATATTTATTTACCAAACTTCTTAAAATACTAGGGTTgatggggtttgggggttttttttggttgtttttttttttttttttttttttttttttacaattacatatagtacattttctttctagaaaagCCAGACTTGCAAGTTTTGCAATGATTCAAGCACATCTGGAAAGGTTATATGTACACTAGGAAACTATACATGTGTATCTAGTTCTATTAGATGAAACCAGTGTCACTAGCAAAGGGCCAGATGCTAGACACATCTAGCAGactccccagccctcccttccccaagcctTGCATGGGGTTGCTTCTAGCACTCCACTAGAAGCCTGATACCTGGCCATGAGGAGACAGAGGCTGCCAAGTTCACTGCCTTCAGGCACATGACCTGCAGACACcctactgctttttaaaacGGGAGTTACACACACCACCGACAAACATGTAAGACATACACAAAACTGCTTGTGAACCAggttttgctgtatttactAAGGCTTCCACCACCTCATCTGCTTGCTGGCTTGTTCCTCCAGTTGCATGGCAGCCCCCAGGGCATCCAGTGTTTCTGTACAGAAAGACAGGAGTGACAGGGTGACTGACTTAGACACTGAacaccccagcccagctgtccccctcagcagctcagcagggctcTGCAAGGGCCACGGAGGGCCTGGGCAAGAACTGCTCAGCCAGCATCAAATCCTGCATGGTCCCACAAAGCTCTTCAGCTGTATTTGTTCATTTCTACTCATCAATAGTTTCAATCCTGCAGTTTGCAGTTCAAACTAGATGTCACTAATCAAACCATCCCAGAGGGCCAGACTTCCCTGGTCTGTAAGGCAGAGCGGGTGGTAGTACATACAATAGGACGTTACAGATCTGTTCAGATCACCTAGGAAATTGATCTGAACCATAAGCTATGCAGAAGGACTGGGTGCTCAAACCTCCACAGGTATACTGGTGTTACTTTCAGgtctttgaaaaaatattagtgACAGCACTAGTCTGAGACACACACTAACATACCTCTGACACTAAGGAAGTTTCTTGAGTTCTCCTCTACGAAGTACTTTGCTCTGCTCACAAAGGTCTCAAGATCATAGTCTGGTTGCTCCGTGATTCCCAAGAGGTAGTCAAGTTCAGTAGCCATTCGCTATATTTACAAGGGTAACAGTGATGAGAAATTGACTTTCCAGAAAGTTTTTTCAGATCTGGCACGTCAATCAACAGACCTGAGCTTCTACAGACCAGTAACAGTCAGTGCTCGTTGGCAGCACAGAGAGGTTGCCAGGGGGTTGTACAGGGGAAAGGGGTCTGGCTGGCCACAAGCACCGAACCAGCTGGGCAGGAAACCACACAAAAAAGTTGgcagtgaggggaaaaaaaaaaaccccacagcattGTACAGCATCTTGCATCTCTACAGCACACAGCCTCCCCAGGAGTGCTTGGCTCGGACAAGGCAAGCTGCTATCAACTTGTAGAAGGCATCCTGGGCTGGGCTTGCCTTTTCCACATACCTGTCTCAGTTCTTTAAGCTGTTCTACAAGCTTCTCCTCCCGTTCGTTAATTTGAGTCATAGCCTCACGGAAGTTGGACATGTGGGGAGAGATGTCCTCATCATCATCCTTGGAGAGCTGCAAGAAACAGTCCAAATAAGAACAGAATGTTGCGCCCAGCTTTGAGGTCTGTTCAGCCAgctgcacacacatacattgtATTGAAGACCTAAGCCTTCTGCACAGGTCCCTTCCTCATCCTCAGTCTCCATCTGATTCCGTGTTTCACCACCTCCATTATGAGGACTGAGCTCTTTCACTCTGCAACAAGAAAGTTTGTGAATCTTCCAGCAGCTTATAGGCTACAGCATCACAAAACAGCTACCACAATCAGTGCTCAGCAACAAATATTCAGCTGCACTTTAAAAGTTGCACATTGCCACCCCCAGAACAAGCTCACAGGCAGAAACCTCAGAGGCTTATAGGAAGGAAAGCTTGAGAAATGTTTATCTCCATGCCAAATCTGGGACCCCTCCTGGAGAGAAATGTCCGAGTACACAATGCTAACTGCCAGCAAAGCCTTTCACAGAAGCTGTCTTCCACATGTCAGCTTGGTCTGTCATGAGCAACTGAGAGAACTTagtatggaaagaaaaggaataaggTTGATTTTTCCCCAGAGACCCACTGTGCCACAATAGGTCTATAATAAGGATGAAAGTCATGGCTGATGACATGCTATTAGAGGTAGGTGTCAGACACCAGCCAGCCATTTCATTCCAGTTACTCATGTCAGCTTCATATTTCCAGTGAGTTTCAGCCTAATACCCCCTTCCTTATAGCTTGAGCTTGCCTTGTACATTGGCTAAGAACCCAATGGGCCCAACTCAAGACTAGAATCCTGCTGAAGTACACCAAGTCAGATGTAGCACTTTGTACTGTACTTTCAGGTGAGCAGGAATGACTGTCCAccagaaggggggaaaaaaaaaagcaacttcaaTCCAGAACCACACCTGTGAATATGTCAAGATTCACAGTGCTCCTGAATGCTTATAACAAGAATTACCATACGTCCTTTCAGAGTGGAATGCTTTCCAGGAAGGAACTAAGCAGCCTTTTGTGAACCAAATGAAGGAAAGCTACCAAGCCTGAAACGTGCAAGTGTCTTTTTACTTGTCACCTCACTGGAGAGGTGCAGGGGCATGTAAAGGAGAGACCAGGAGGCACTCACTACTCTGTTACAGGTGTTCCAGGTATCAGCAAGACCCCCCAGGGAAACTTGGGGCTCAGTCCCTGCAAATCTAAGCCTTGCCTTGCAGGTACCCAAAGTCAACCATGTGGCACTCAAAACACACTCCCACCATCTGCTTAGAGGCATTTGAGTTCTCTAGGTCTTTTAGATTTACCCAAATTATCCAAGGTGCCATACCCTATTAGTTCATATCAAAGTCCCTCAAGAACACCAAGTGTTTTGTGCCATCTCTAGGGCCACGTCAGGGACACATTCTTAGCCTACCCTTACAGGTGCAACCcaaagtactaaaaaaaaaaaaagtaaagagcATGGAGGTAACCACTGAGGACAGTGTAAACTTCCTACAAAAGCCAGGGCAGTCTGAAGTCTGGCATGAGAGACTGCTCCGAGGAAAGGAGACATTAGTCATGGTTTTATACAATCTCTATTATGTCTCACACATAGAACACCCAGGTTAGTTTCATAGGACAGCTCTGAGATAACTTGCTTTTAACAACCAACCTCCAAATTACCATTACAAGCAATAGAAGAGAACTCTAGATTTCAAAGGTCAGAATAAAAGCAGCCAAAACACCTTCTGCAACAACAGTAGAATCCCCAAGTTAGAAAGGCCATTACCTGTCAGCGTATCTCAGTGTGTTTAAGGTGTACTCACACGAGCTCATGCCTGGAGAAATCATTGCTATctgcaaacagaacagaagacCTCAGTGACTCCCACATCTGACTTTTGCTCATGTTAATGGTCCTACAAATCTCAGCTGACAGCTAGGACACATTAGGACAAAGGGTCAGAGTTGAGATATTCTGTCGggtccatttttttttaattatatagcTTCTGCAGGACATGCCAGTGGCCCTGTATCCAGCTTCCCACTGGCTTCATGTACATCCACCGTGCTGCACCCTCCACAGGAAGCAAAGCCCTTTGAGAGCACTCCAGGCTCTACTATAGAGTCACTGCGTGAAAGTGACTTTGGCAGCCTTGCTGCTACTGGAGCTGGGCATAGCTCAGCAGTTTTTTAGTCACAGTGGGTGAGAAGAGGAAACTgacttttctttgcagagaatTGAAGCTTTCTGACTTCAAAGTCCTCTCACTCTAGAAGAGCATACATCTATGTGGTCACATTGCAGAATCCATAAGCAGCGTGTGTGTTTGTGCCACGCGCATACTCACCATACAGGTCCTTGAGTTTGTTCCTATGAAAGAGTCTCTTAGCACCTGGGTCAGCTTGCTCTCCCGGAAAGGGGTATGAGACTTGTTCTGCCCTAAAGCTCGGATACATTCCTACAAAAAAGACAAGCCTTGTGAATGCAATGTCTGCATCTCCTCTCAAACCGCCCTGCAAGCTATCAATCACCAATTGCTGGTAAACCCAACAGGCTAGAGAATAGTCATCTCTATTACTCTGCAAGTGCTTCATAGCCTTTTAAATATACTCCAGAGATTTGACTGTTACAGGACAGCTGGTATATCCATCACATAAAAAAGAGACCAGTGAAGCTCAAAATGGCTGTACCAGTGTCTGGCCTGACAAAACTGCACTGCTTTCCTGGAAACATTCTAACCATTTTCAAGGTTGTTAACATACTAAACTAGGATCTTTTTGGCTATCCTTTTCCCCTgcactggaaagaaacagaagagataACCGTACAGTTGAACAGAATCATGTGTTGATTACCACGATTTGCTCCCTGATCTACAGCTCACCTTCAAAGCCAGCAAGCTCTTATTGATTTCTGCACCTTCCATTCGTGTCTGCCGATCAGCACTAGATGTGTCCGCACCCCTCTCATTTCCTGCCAGATCCACCAAGGAAAATTTGCCAAGCAGTTTCCCTCTTTGGCGTAGTAGGATTTGGAAGCAGGCATGTGACCGTGAAGAGCTAGCATTTGCAAAAGTCTGCCCAGATGTCCTACAGCAAAGATGCAAACAAGTGTTAGAATTGTGTCACAGAAGGCACAGCAGGTCCTGACAGCACTAGGCAAGACCTGCAGCCATTCAATTAAGTTGTTTAACCTCCCATGTTTTATCCCACACATTAATACTTCAAGTTTGCCTGAATTCCAGAATTACCTCTGATACAAGAGCACAGAAGGACTGCTGTAAGAAACATGAACCTGCACCCCAGCTGTAGAGATTTAAGGCTACTTAAGCTGCCTGGCTCAATTCAGCCGGCCTACACTGGAATGCCTTTCTGACTGCTAATGCCTTACATGCATTTGGAGCTGGAGGACATACCTTCAGCACCGCATGTCCCTGCCTCAGAGCAGGGCACATGTCATTTTCCTAATGCGTCTGCCATTACACGGCAAGCTCAGCCAAGCTTCCCATTAAACAGCATTAGCTGTGCTAGCACATTACAATCATGGTAAATCCCCTTCTTCAGCCAAGCTGGCTTGGCATTtcacctctgctgtgcagctgcaccTGCCCCATCACTACAAGACACAGGCTGGAGTCTTACAAGTTACCATAAACCTCCCTGTGACCTTCACTGTCATTTACTCCCTAAGAAGGCTGACAGGTTCAGTATCACTTGTGTCCTTAATgccaggggaagggagggaggttGTCCTAAAGTGAGGCAGGAGTCTGAAGTGTTGAACAGTTCTGGACTGAATTGTTAGCCGAAAAGGCATGCCTAGCAGAGTGCTGAATAAGCTTTCACAGGATGTGCATATGCAGTCTAATACAGAAGCCAAGGAGTTCTCATTTGCCTAGTAATGTTTTCACAGCAGTTGCAGCTTAGCTGAGACAGATAAGATTGGGTAATACAGATTTTAGCCCCCACCACAGCCTTCCTGCCAGAACAATAAGCCAAGCCTGCGGCTGTCCCTTGGCACCTGCTCTCAAGGATTCTTTAGACAAGATCTCTGAACAACAtgcagcatttttgtttgttgcaaTTGGAATTGCTCATCTGGCCTGCAGTTAAGCCAAAAAAGTTTTTGCAACTGTAAGTTGATGCCAGCTGCTCTTCCTTGATCTTACAAGCCCACAGGCAGTTAGTTCCCCATGTTCCTGTAAACTATCTGATACTTCTAGAAAACAGCTGGACTGCTGTTTAGCTATAACACCAGGACAGCCATCTCCTCATGTGATTAGTTTCTCTCTTCTTACAGTTACATGAAGACATATGAACCATGAACTCTGACCATCTCTATGGAAGGCAGGCTAAACCCATTCCTGCTAGCCCTTTATTTCTGTAACCACCTTCTTGTATTCATGCAGAGGTGTTGCTCAGTGTCTGCCTATTACTGGGAACAGCAAGCTTCCGTTTAATTCCCAAAGCACCAGATACAGacattgtgtattttttctaGACATGAAGATACAACAGGACACTACTTAATGGTTTTAAGTCACCAAACCTGCAGGCACTGCCCATCTCAATCATTCTGATGACATCCTCAGCACAGGTGACTTGTCTTTCTTGGAGACCAACAACCTGGACCTGCTGCTTGCCATCCTCCAGGACTCGAAGCTTTGCCTTCTTATTCAAGAGGTCAAACACCTATATTCAGGCAACAAGATTGAGGAAAATCTGAGCTAGGTCTCCTTTTAAGTATTTTACACTGTCTTTTAACAAAGCTATATAGAAACAGCACCTTTAACATAGCCTTCCAAATCAATTCCAAACACATCAAGAACAATAGACTATTACAGAACCTAGTAAGTTTCACTCAGCTACTTAGGAAGCATTCAACCAGCCAGGCCAAGATTTAAGAAAACTCTTACCTTGCCATTGtatatttcaaagaaagtcACATAGACTTGCAGGTTCTGATTCCTGTACCTGGGCTGGTTTAGGAGAAGGAAGACATCTTGTGCTAgtgaggaaaggcagaagtTTAGTGAACTAGTTTAAAACTAATTCTAATTGCTACTTGATCTACTTTCAAATATTGTGCAGCCATAAGGCAGTATCTAGCAGCTGAATGACAGTCATCCTAAACAAATGCTAGTGAAACAATTAGTCCTGTGCTACCATCTGGAGAATGGTTTCAGCAGCATCCTCATCCAGGGGAATATGGAGGTTTCTACTGCTAGTGTCACCCGCAGACAGCAATCCTTACtgatctgggggaaaaaaacccagggatCTGCTGTTGGTTTGGACAGGCCTGAAAGTCACTTTTCTGAGTTTCAAGCACTTCTTTGGACAGCCTAGAAAACATGAATCTCTGAGCAccagcattgctgctgtttaGAGGAAGCATACCAGATTAGTTCACCCTTTGGATGGGTCCAGTGCAGTTTTCACAATTAGGCTTCAGACTTTGAGCTGAAAAACAGAGCTTCCTTCAGGGCCAGACATAACTAATTTTCAGAAACTAACAAACAGTTGCTCATTTCAACTGCCTTGCTACACAGACAAGTTTCACAACATGCCTTTCTAAAGAGAAGGTAGAAGTGGTCAGGGTTCATGGTGTTTTCTAAGCATTACATCAAGGAAAGGCTTCTAagcatctgttttctgaaataattttgtatgtgCTAGGTTTTTTGCATCTCATGCTTACAGGACGAAACATACATTCACATGCTTTCTGTATAACAAGCTTTATATCAGAAATGGGTAGGGTTGTGTTGCATTCGAGTCAGGTATTTCCAAACACCATCCCTAATCTGAGACAAAGGCGAAGCAGAAGAATCAAAATTAGGTGGTTCAGCCCAGAAAATGCCAAACTAGAAAATGTCAATTCTTCGCCTCAAAACCAAATAT
The sequence above is drawn from the Falco naumanni isolate bFalNau1 chromosome 11, bFalNau1.pat, whole genome shotgun sequence genome and encodes:
- the KIF2C gene encoding kinesin-like protein KIF2C isoform X2 encodes the protein MDCQLHRHVCPGLVVNIQRSNGLIHKATVKTVSVERSSVSVEWVEGGTIKGKEIDIDDVLTINPELAELPAADVKENLPLQENVTVQKEKRRTTLSKIPAPREAMRGRSRMSVITESQCSLQENEMGVDPCTSTQTRNNSSVPVRRKSNIVKEMEKMKNKREEKRAQISEIRTKRAQEFDSSCPNWEFARMIKEFRATLDCQPISITDPIEEHRICVCVRKRPLNKQELLKKECDVITVPSKCVLLVHEPKQKVDLTKYLDTQAFRFDFSFDESSSNEMVYRFTARPLVETIFEGGKATCFAYGQTGSGKTHTMGGDFSGKAQNASKGIYAFASQDVFLLLNQPRYRNQNLQVYVTFFEIYNGKVFDLLNKKAKLRVLEDGKQQVQVVGLQERQVTCAEDVIRMIEMGSACRTSGQTFANASSSRSHACFQILLRQRGKLLGKFSLVDLAGNERGADTSSADRQTRMEGAEINKSLLALKECIRALGQNKSHTPFRESKLTQVLRDSFIGTNSRTCMIAMISPGMSSCEYTLNTLRYADRVKELSPHNGGGETRNQMETEDEEGTCAEGLGLQYNLSKDDDEDISPHMSNFREAMTQINEREEKLVEQLKELRQRMATELDYLLGITEQPDYDLETFVSRAKYFVEENSRNFLSVRETLDALGAAMQLEEQASKQMRWWKP
- the KIF2C gene encoding kinesin-like protein KIF2C isoform X3; this translates as MRGRSRMSVITESQCSLQENEMGVDPCTSTQTRNNSSVPAGQTRTSRTSCAPEASVTNVNGNTEDHLPAARMSSSVSPVRRKSNIVKEMEKMKNKREEKRAQISEIRTKRAQEFDSSCPNWEFARMIKEFRATLDCQPISITDPIEEHRICVCVRKRPLNKQELLKKECDVITVPSKCVLLVHEPKQKVDLTKYLDTQAFRFDFSFDESSSNEMVYRFTARPLVETIFEGGKATCFAYGQTGSGKTHTMGGDFSGKAQNASKGIYAFASQDVFLLLNQPRYRNQNLQVYVTFFEIYNGKVFDLLNKKAKLRVLEDGKQQVQVVGLQERQVTCAEDVIRMIEMGSACRTSGQTFANASSSRSHACFQILLRQRGKLLGKFSLVDLAGNERGADTSSADRQTRMEGAEINKSLLALKECIRALGQNKSHTPFRESKLTQVLRDSFIGTNSRTCMIAMISPGMSSCEYTLNTLRYADRVKELSPHNGGGETRNQMETEDEEGTCAEGLGLQYNLSKDDDEDISPHMSNFREAMTQINEREEKLVEQLKELRQRMATELDYLLGITEQPDYDLETFVSRAKYFVEENSRNFLSVRETLDALGAAMQLEEQASKQMRWWKP